Genomic segment of Triticum aestivum cultivar Chinese Spring chromosome 6A, IWGSC CS RefSeq v2.1, whole genome shotgun sequence:
AATCTTCCTGGGCATAAGTCTCTTCCCACTGTTTGTAATACGCTGAGCGAACCGAGAAAGTGCCGTTCTTATTTAAGTGACATGCTATATAATCCTCTGTACATTGGATGCACTATGTTGAAGGGTAAAAAGTGTTTGGATCACACGGTTCAGACGCTGCATTTTGATGCACGCGGTTGGAGTTGCCCTTACCATGTGGGCATtcgcaaaaagcaaaaataaacttTCCACGTGGGTTCCACTTGTCAGTTGACCACACGCGAGAACCGAACGCGCAAACTTCCTGCGCCCGAGTGTTGGCGCGCACccacccaagcggcggcggcggcgagcgatggATCGCCCCCAGCTCCGGAACCCTAGCAGCCGCCCTCTTAAGCCGCTGCGGCCACCGCGAGGCTCGGCCGCCCAGCCCCCGCCAGCGTCGAGGCCTCCCCCCAAGCCCTCCTCTCCAGGCTCGTCTCCCTCGCCTCCACCGCTGTTACGATTCTTGTATTACCCTTCGAGTTCTTGAAACCAAGATTGATGCAGAAGTTCAAGTCTTGTGGGTTgagttgggatttttgggggttcagGAAGACGCCTCGGAGTTAAATCTGCCGTTCGATTCTAATTGAATTGGAATGCCTATCCTGCGTTTCCCCCGCAAAGAAAAACAGAAGAGTTCGTGGCATTTTGGGGAGAGTTGGGATCATTTCACTCTCGATTTAGTAGGATCTGGTATCTGTTTAAAGGCCGTGCGCTTCCGTTCCCCAGCTACATGCTGACGTTTTCCATGCGTTCCTTGTGGTTCTTGAGTGGCATGTTCGGTTTCTGCGAGGTCATGGGGTTTTAGGATCTTCTTTTTACTTCTTTGAATTTTGTCTGTACAGCTCTGGTATTGCGAAATCTTGCTAAGTGACCCTTAAGTACCAACATGTTGGTCATTGCAGCCTTTCTTGAGTGAGAGTTTCATCCTGTAAATCATTCTGTATTTCTGGCTTCATGCAATGATTCACTATCTAATGGCAGATGGAAGGCCAAGAAAAAAGGTTCGATTTGCAAGTGAAGCTGGTAGTCATCACATGCATGCGAGACAGGATGCTAACACAAGCAAAGCTGAGAAAACTAAGCCCCAAGGTGCCTCTAGTCTCACTGTAACTCCTGTCTTTCTTAACAGTACTGAATTTATGCATTAGTACTCTTTTAGACGCTATATGTTTCTGCATCTTGCAATTCTGTAATCACAGCTTAAAGGGGCGTTGTGCCACAACTATAATCTGGTAACATTAATTCTTTTCTTATGTGTCAACCTGTTTGCTTATTGGAATTCCTAGTCAAAGGTTCAATATGCTCTAAATTCAAAAGGATGCTTGCAATGTACCTGTTAGATTGTTCGAGCCATGCGATATTTAATTTTCTGTTGGAAGGATCAATGTTTGGCTGGGAACAACCCACCTGATGACTTGTATTCAAACAttcaaatttgcaaaatacacagaATCAGACAATCTAGTCTGCCTAAGAAGATTGGagtaacagaaaataaaaataaacagcAATAGTAATAAATGATGTGTGTTATTTGACACTCCTATTTGGGCATCACTTCCTATGCAGGTTCCGATGCGAAAACTACCGAACTCAAATTCTTTAAGAAATTGTGGGAGCAGTCAGGATGTAGATCCCGTTCCCTCAGACAACCTCATCAAAACATTGTGCCAAGCATCTCCAAGCAAAAAGAGGGTGATAGAATGGGTTTGTAATTTTGTATCCACTCTTGCTGTCCTATAGTATCATTCTCTTTGATTCTTCTTGCTTCATACATTAAAAGGAGCTGCAATGCATCAGTCCTATGAACTTCTTCGTTCTTTCTGCACTTGTAGAACCACAGAACATGACGTCGCACAAGAAGTTCCCTGCGCAGAATGTTACTCTGTGTCCTGATGAGACCCCAGCCACACCCTCAAACAATGAAATCTCTGATGAGCAAGTGGAAGTGCAAGCCTCACATTCTGGTCCGGTTTTCTTTCTCTGACCCCTTCTTTTAATTATGAGTGATATATCGATAGACTCTTCTCACTATTGATCCTCTTCTCTGCAGAATATCACAATCATGATACACCTCAGTTAAAACCATGTGATATCCTGCCAATGGGTCATGTTTTCACACCCACGATTCAGACACCATTTGAAATCGCAGGGATTTCAAGAAATACCGGTGAGCACATGCTCATTACTCGATACAAATGTTTAGTGCAATCACTACTTTACTGCTTTGTTATCAAAAGAAATACTACATACTGCTGAAAGTTTTGCTGTATACAGTAGTCAACCTTTCTGGTAACTTTACAGTTatactaaaggctttgttgttgttcttGTACAGTTATATGACATATGGCATGGTTGAAACTTTATTTAACATGGTTGCAATGGGAGTGAACAAACTAAAGATGTACTACTAGTACTAAAACTAAAATAGATGCGAATGTAATAATATCATGCCTTTAATCATGGTATTTTATTAGTCTTGGATGCTCTTTTTCCTTGCTAGCTAGCGGATATCTGTTTTTGAAATGTACATAATTTTTCCTTGCATGATGCTGATATGTGTCCTGCAATCGTTCCCTGCTACAAGCACATGTTACTGATTAGATACATCACCTTGTTGAGATGATGATTCACCGTATCTAAATTCTGCAATTCCCAAGTTCTGAAAATCTTTTGTAAGGTTGTGCCCATGAGATCATATGTTGTTAGCAGTGTATTTCTAGCAAATTTAAAATTGCTACATTCAGATGAGATGCTAATCCCATTATGTTTCCACTTCTCGTGTACCGGTAATAGACGCAGAACCTGGGAGTGGACGCATGTTTTCAGAAAAGAGAAGAAAATTATTAAAGCTAGCTGCAAAAACTGTGTCAATGGAAAGTTCTGAGTTGTTGCGAAAAAGGTTGTTATTATATTATTGAATAATtcaattattttttatattttcatgtACTCTAATATTGTTGGTGCGGTGATTGAACTTTTCAGATCAGATTTTTTTGCTGATATCTTGCAAAGGTTAGGCGCCAACGACATAATAAGAGAGGTATTCTTTGCTGAGCCCCTCTAGTTTGAACACTTATAGTTACAAATGTATCATCACCTACTTAAAAGTTCTGTTATCTAGTTGGTTTACCTCTGACAGCTACCTAATGCAATGCAGCATCATAAAGAGCCCATGAGACAGAGGGAAATGGTTCACAGACGTGCTCATTCTGATCCCAAAGGTCATTTTGAAAACATGCTTGATTATGGGGGTGATTTCAAATCATCAAGTAAACTGATATTGGGCAAAGAGTCATCCTCATATGCAAGTGACGAATCACGTCAATTCTTAGCGTTGCCATGGGTAGACGATCAGGGTCTTCCAAGTTTTCTTGATTGGAAAGACGATTTATCTTGTGTGGACAATGGAGCACATGAGAGCATGTCATTACCATCAGCATATTCTACAAAACTTTCAAGTTCTGATTGGAAAAGGGACACTGTTCACAACCAGGTCTCCAACTTGTTGCTAGAGGATGTTCAACACCTCACCAAAGGCAAATTAGCTTCGGGTAATGAATTGGGCTGCAATATTCAATCTGAGCCATATGATCATGATGAATGGGATCCAATGCTGTTGCTAGCAGTCACTGAACCATTTCCAAATCGATTGTCCTTCCCCTGTCAGATCAGAGAGCAGTCTGTGGTGTCGCGTGCAATATCAGATACTTCATGGCAACCTGAGTTTTCCAGATCCCTAGAGCATTGTACTTCTAAGTCGCTTGGACTGGAGGTGGATGGCTTGATTGAGGCAGGATTGTTTGATGATTCTGATGCTGGACTTCAATCTGCATTTGATCAGTCACATGAGAAATGCACTTCAGGATTTTTAGGCCTTAGAAACGGAATTCTTGATAATAATGGTTTTAGCAGTATCTCCAACTTCCATGTTAGTCAGAGCAAGAGCATTGTGTTGAATCCAGACCGAAGTTGCCTGAATTCCATATGTTCAACTTCAGATTACCCTTTTGAGCAGCGGTCAAAGAGCTTTTGTGACTCTGCTGTCCCTGTATCCTGTATGGATGGAATGGTGGAGAGACATTTGACAGAGGCAGAGTTGTTTGATGATCCTGATACTGGGCTTGTACAGGGACTGGATCAGCTACCTTTGAAATTCACTGCTTCAAGTTTTCCCAAGTACACGTCTGGAATTCTTGATCATCATCATGACCCAAAGGACTGCTACAGCATTTTGCGCATGGATGCAAATGAGACTTGTTTGGATTCCTTATCCTCATATTCAGAGCGTTCTTGTAAGCAAAACTGGGAAAGCTTATGTGATTTCTCCACAGAATTGCGGTCATCATCACATCATGTCAAATCTCGTGGTGGTAATTTGGAAGGTATGTTTGGTTTCTCGTCGAATGGAAGTATTTGCAATGATTTTGAAGATGACAACAGTATGACGCTAGTCGAAGGCAACACCAAGAGCTGCTTGTTTGGTACATCGGATCTTGCATTATTTGGTTCTTGCTCTACTAGAGATAGCATCAGCGAGACTCCCATGTTATCTTTTGATGGTGTAAGGTGGTAGCTCTGCACTCCATTGTTCCTTGAAGTGCTATCTGTTTCTGTGTAGACTGACCCTGGTAGTGGACGATAAATTCCACTGGACGCAACTGCATGCTTTATGGCCCTGGCTGAGTCAAGTCGACCCCTCCAAACCTTGGGGCAAATTTTCCAATCAAGGTGAATAAGTGTGGTGCTGGCTTTGTGCATGCAGCTTCGCTGACTGTTGGTGATGGAACGCCTGCGCGGTTATGAACAGATAGATCGCAGGTCAGTCCATAGCCGAGCTGGCACCTACAGTTCTTTCCGTGGTCAGGGTCGTGAACTCTTAGCAGAGGTCACTTTCTGATGCCATCCTCAACAGCCGCTGGACCAGAtacattgctggaactctgaatgtGCAAGACATTGTGGAGTTTCTCCATCCTGTGGAAATCAGCGACACCTGGTCCATCTACCCTGGCATCGAAGACCAGTTTATCTGGAATTTATCTGACTAAGGTTCCTATTCAGCTAAATGAGCATAAATGCCCTCTTCGGGTGTACTTCTGAGTCAACACTTCGGGACGGATGGGCTCCGTTGAAAGGTCTTATTCTTGGTTGGTGCAGCAAACAGATATTGGATGGCAGATCATCTCAAACGCCGTGGTCTGGTCGCTGCCCCCTTCGCGATCAGACAACTGAAACACTGTCAGACATGCTAACTGAATGTCCATTTGTAAGACAGGTCTGGCATGAGGTCTTCTCGCCCTTGTCGCTGCAGGCCACTGGTCGGCAGTCGGGTAAGACTTGCAACTCCTGGTTTGAGCAAGCTGCAACATGCGCAGGGGAAGGAAAATTGAGAGGTGCACGATCACTCAACATCCTCCTGACTATGTGGCGAGCTGAGAAACGACTGTGGTCTTGAACAACATCTTGCAGCCGAATCGATCATGGTGGAGGTGGAGCAGTGGAAGCTGGCTGGAGCGAAGGCTCCATGTGTATAGTTCTTTTCTCTTCTTTGTTTGTCTTTGGTTTTGCGACTTTGCGTAGACTAGGCTTGCTCACGTTTTTTGCAGTTTTTTAGCTCCGGTTTTTATTTATACCATTGATCCAATGAGATGTGCTTGAACTGATGTTATGAAGTTTGTAAATATTGCCAGAAAATGTATATATTTGATTTGCCTACTGGGTTTGTTGTTGATGTTAGACTAGGGTGATGATGTGAAAACAAAGGCAGGGAGCTGAATGAGAGAGATGCTGCATGTATAGACAAGCTCAATAAACAATCCATTTCATCCTTTTCATATTACCTTTGTTGATTGAAAAGTGTTAGTCTCAGCATGCACGCGTACTCCAGCTTTGTCTACTGTGAGAAAGTACTGTGCAGTACACATATATAATTCCTCCAAACGAAAGCTCGCATCACATTTCACATGTTTAGCGGCAAAAGGCTTGGGAAATTGATCTTGGCACTTTGGAGAGTCTTTGACCGCCAACTTGTCGGCTTCCTTTAGCCACCATAATATAGTACAACAAAACCAAAATACCCAAAGCTTTGATCAATCAACATGCCATGCCATCCATACATCTCATCCTCTGCACACCTGAGTTCACGGACGCTTTTCTTGGAAGTATCTACACCTGAGTACTTTGTGTTGTTGCTCTCCAGCTCCAGGGCCCCtgttttttttttctaaaaaacaaaaacaattctGCGCGGACCAAACAAACACCAGAGCATATCGTGGCAAGAAGCGCTTGTGTAACACAATGAGCCatcttttttttaacacagtaaacATGAGCATTTCATCAAGTACAAGGTGTAACTGTCATCTGAAATGAAGTGAAAGTTAATGCATCGTATTTAAGTATTTTGAGAttgtttggttttcgtaagatgatttATGTGTCGATAGGAGTAGTGATTGTTATCTGAAACGTGGTAGGGAAAGGAGCTCTCCACTCGACATGCTTGTGAGTTTCCGTGACAACAGTACGTCGACCTCGACCCCGAAGCCGTGCTGCCGGCCGGCGCGTCGCAGACCGTACGTCGTGGTTTGTTTGAGGATTTGGATGTCACGGCACGGGTTCAGGTTTCAAAAACCTGATGCTCCTTTCTAGAAGCATTCTCGGCAGAAAACCACGTAAATAATGCACTGCTTTTCCGGTGCTCGTAATCCTCTCGCGTAGATTGTTCCTCGCCTCGCCTCATTTTGAGTGCTCTTCTCCGAGTGCGGGAACAGCAAATACAATAACCAATCAACGCTAAGAAACTTTAGCCATGGCAGACTTGCTGCGACAAAGTTTGCGCTCCTCGTTGCTTCTCACGAACCTGTCGCA
This window contains:
- the LOC123127766 gene encoding uncharacterized protein, yielding MDRPQLRNPSSRPLKPLRPPRGSAAQPPPASRPPPKPSSPDGRPRKKVRFASEAGSHHMHARQDANTSKAEKTKPQGSDAKTTELKFFKKLWEQSGCRSRSLRQPHQNIVPSISKQKEGDRMEPQNMTSHKKFPAQNVTLCPDETPATPSNNEISDEQVEVQASHSEYHNHDTPQLKPCDILPMGHVFTPTIQTPFEIAGISRNTDAEPGSGRMFSEKRRKLLKLAAKTVSMESSELLRKRSDFFADILQRLGANDIIREHHKEPMRQREMVHRRAHSDPKGHFENMLDYGGDFKSSSKLILGKESSSYASDESRQFLALPWVDDQGLPSFLDWKDDLSCVDNGAHESMSLPSAYSTKLSSSDWKRDTVHNQVSNLLLEDVQHLTKGKLASGNELGCNIQSEPYDHDEWDPMLLLAVTEPFPNRLSFPCQIREQSVVSRAISDTSWQPEFSRSLEHCTSKSLGLEVDGLIEAGLFDDSDAGLQSAFDQSHEKCTSGFLGLRNGILDNNGFSSISNFHVSQSKSIVLNPDRSCLNSICSTSDYPFEQRSKSFCDSAVPVSCMDGMVERHLTEAELFDDPDTGLVQGLDQLPLKFTASSFPKYTSGILDHHHDPKDCYSILRMDANETCLDSLSSYSERSCKQNWESLCDFSTELRSSSHHVKSRGGNLEGMFGFSSNGSICNDFEDDNSMTLVEGNTKSCLFGTSDLALFGSCSTRDSISETPMLSFDGVRW